The genomic stretch TGGGTGTGGGCAAGGTTGTGCGATGGGTCGCCGTTGAGGCCGGGAAAGCGCAGGCCACGCACCGCGCGATGTTGCTTCAGCCGTTGCGCGATCGTTTCGGCCGACGCGCACATGCGGTCGAAGCGAACCTCCAGTGTTTCGAGGCCGCGATGCACCAGCCAGGCTTCGAACGGTCCGGGAATGCCGCCAACAATGCTGCGCCAGTCCGTCACCTTGGTGACGATGTCGGCGTTGCGGCTGGCGACATGGCCGAACAGCACGTCCGAGTGGCCGTTGACCGCCTTGGTGTCGGCGGAGACGACGATATCGGCGCCGAAATCGAGCGGACGTTGGCCGAACGGTGTCATCGTCGTGTTGTCGACGACAAGGATCCCACCCTGTTCGTGGACAGCCTTGGCGATGGCCGAGATGTCGCAGATGTCCAGCCGCGGGTTGGACGGGGTTTCCACGAAAACCAGTGAATAACCTTCGAAGCCGCCATCGAGGAAGGTCGGCGTCGGCCTGACGTCGCAGGTGATGCCGAGCGGCTTCAGGAAGCGTTCGGCCATCGCACGCGTGGCGTGATAGCCGTCCGAGGGCAGGAGCACGCGATCGCCCGATTTCAGCAGCGCGAAAAACACCGACGAAATCGCGCCCATTCCGGAGGGAAAACTCACGCATTGCGCATCTTCCAGATGGCCGAGCACGTGTTCCACGGCGCGCCAGGTCGGGTTG from Mesorhizobium sp. 113-3-3 encodes the following:
- a CDS encoding cystathionine gamma-lyase, giving the protein MSETAKSRAAELSHLRSRDFASGDPIPLPLTMASIFHTPGAETGVDQYGRYDNPTWRAVEHVLGHLEDAQCVSFPSGMGAISSVFFALLKSGDRVLLPSDGYHATRAMAERFLKPLGITCDVRPTPTFLDGGFEGYSLVFVETPSNPRLDICDISAIAKAVHEQGGILVVDNTTMTPFGQRPLDFGADIVVSADTKAVNGHSDVLFGHVASRNADIVTKVTDWRSIVGGIPGPFEAWLVHRGLETLEVRFDRMCASAETIAQRLKQHRAVRGLRFPGLNGDPSHNLAHTQMERFGFLISFELASEEKAEDFINNCPLIEAATSFGGVHTSAERRSKRGDAVPPGFIRLSVGCEPVEELWKAIEVSLDRVSG